From the genome of Medicago truncatula cultivar Jemalong A17 chromosome 2, MtrunA17r5.0-ANR, whole genome shotgun sequence:
ATTTGCACCCTCCTTCCCTTCTCTAAACCCCACAACTCCGTACCTCTCTTCTCTTCCCAAACCAAAAAACGATGTCGTATCATCATCAGCTCCGTCACAGAGGATCGTCAAGCAGCTTCAGTTGTGTCAAAAGACAAGAAAGTCCTTGAGGATTCTTCTTCGCCTTCCAAGGATATCACAGAGGTAGCTACTGACACTGATATTCTCACCGGACGTGCTATCAATGCTGCAATTGTTCTCGGATTTGGAGCTTTTGCTGTCACCAAATTGCTCACCATTGATCATGATTACTGGCATGTTAGTTTCTTCtggtttatattaaaatttgcttcttttttctttttctattatagTATTTGAACTTAGCTCATAGATGATGATAAATTTACCGCAGATAACTGATAAACTAGCTTATTACTCATAACATAAACCagctgattaaaattataaaaattaacgGTTGAACTagatgataaatatgaaatattgaaatgatatataaaaaaaaatgtttaattgattaaattttgttcaattaagATAACACAGGTAAAATTGATAGAAAAATTGATAAGTTTTAAGTTATAAGCTGTTTGAAGTAGCTTATAAAAACTGTTATAATCTAGTAGAAAATGGCTATAAGCttgtaagaaaaaattaattttgtcttGCCAAACAGAGTCCTCGGAAAATAGTTCATTCATATGGGCTTAATTGAGTTGTTTATCCTAAGAGGTGTGAATATGAGATGACCATATTCTATCTATACAAAactatgttttttaatttatttctttactTTGTGTTCGTGGCTGTGTTTCTTAATTTGGCTTTAACCTGACACGATCATTATAGTCAAATGTGATACTTCAAGATTTTCAATTAGTTGATTGCAAAAGTCACTCGCTTTTTACAATGTATAATAGTAAACCAGACGGAGAAGATGGTTGAATTGAATCTAGTGTATTTTCTGTATTGTAAATGGAAGAAGTTGAAAACTGATTAGGGTTTCATAATTCAGGGTTGGACACTTTATGAGATACTGAAATATGTGCCTGAACACAATTGGATTGCCTATGAGCAATCTCTGAAAGCAAATCCAGTTTTAGCTAAAATGGCAATAAGTGGAGTTGTCTACTCAATTGGAGATTGGATTGCTCAGGTATGTTTTTGAATTTGACTTGAAAAATTTATGAAGTGTTTATGTTGGATAGGGTTTTTCTTGTCAACTTTTTCTTACCAAAATATATAGTGCTATGAAGGAAAGCCTATTTTTGAGTTTGATCGAGCGCGGCTATTTAGATCAGGTCTTGTTGGGTTTACTCTCCATGGATCTCTTTCTCACTATTACTACCAACTGTGTGAGGTGATTATTGTACAtctttgttttggattttggaaCAATTAGTTTGTAAATTTGTATTATGTTAATTGCTAAAATTGGCGTTGTGTAACACAGGCTCTTTTTCCTTTCCAACAATGGTGGGTTGTCCCTGCTAAAGTTGCTTTTGACCAAACTGTGTGGTCAGCTATTTGGAACACCATCTACTTTGTGGTTTTGGGCTTGTTGCGTTTCGACTCTTTGGACAACATCTATGGTGAACTCAAGTCAACATTTTTGCCCATGCTTACCGTAAGAATCTATTTGTTTCTTAGGGCCtgtttgaattgatttattATCTACTGGCATAGGCACTTGTGAGACTCTTTAGGAGAGCTTATTAAAAGAATTTATACCTtgtatgaaaatagtttgacaCTTTGActtgattttatcttttgttatagaaatagcttatacataaacacttacaTGATGAGTGCTTATGCTACAAGTGCTTAATTAAGATGTTATCTGTAATAACTCGCCTCTTTGTTCACATAGCTGTAATTTTATTGTAATGTCATGGAGAAACAGTCAAAATCAAGttacaaatcatcaaaatcatgatagaaaaataaagcaaaaggagaaaattgatgaaaaaaaggAGTCAGAGAGGAATTCTATAGTACAGCTAACAATTCAAGGATGAACACACGAATGATGAATAAATGAACTGTGTATAATGTTTTTATCcacaaacaattttttgattAGCAGTTTAGTTCTGTTTAGATGTTGGGTCCACTGTTAATAATGTGGGACCAGTAGCTCAACCAATCACTTGGAGGGTGTATACCCGTAGAGTGAAGGGGAATATTAGAGAATAGAACCTTCTATTCCTGCTGCGCTGGCAGCTGGCATTTTGTTAGCAGAGTCCTTAAATAGGGGAATTGGGGGCGTGAATTGGGTATTCAGTGTAATAATCATGAGTAGAATGGAGAACATTTAGCTCTCTGTAGGGGCTTGCCCTGTGGTACTTGGGAATATCTCAATTGTAATCCTTCAATTACATCAATAATATcaaactctttctctcttttcattatTTCCTGTGTTCTTATCTCTAGTTCCTACCATTAGATGACTAAAATTTCACTCTAATATGCTTCACAGGCAGGTTGGAAGCTTTGGCCTTTCGCCCATCTGATTACTTATGGTGTGGTTCCTGTAGAACAAAGGCTTCTTTGGGTGGACTGTATCGAGCTCATCTGGGTCACAATACTTTCAACGTAAGTTCTCTAGAATTATTTGTCATATCATACTGAATtattgcacaattttttttccagtcGGCAGAAGTGTTTTCATGCCCATACTGAAACATTGAACGGAATGCGTTGGACCCAAacttgggaaaaaaaaaaccagattaATTGGTGTGAATTGTTTTTTTGAGTTCTTTGAGCAGTCGGTTCGATACCCTTTTGGGATATGTATCTCATACTTCCTTGTAATTAAATCTCATTTAAGAATGGATGTTAATAATATAGAGAAGAGtagaaaaggaaaacaaaggAGAAGGAGTTTGCTAGAGTTCAATAAGACCGCAATTGGCTAGAATAATGAATACAGAACAATAGAGTAAGTATATACACAATAAGCAAAAAACGAAACAACACTTAATTAGAgcaaataaattaagaaataaaagtTTTAGTCTTACATCCCCTCAAACTCTCGATGCTTTGCGAAACATTGAGTTTGTCGGTTAACAAACGTTGAAAAGAATGCACTGGATCCAAAGAACAAAAAACCAGaccaatttaatttgattttgcgTTCATTGGATCATTGATAGCATAGATTTATGATACATATAACTattaaaaacatgaaataagATTCTATTTCATACAAAATCTTGTTTTGTTTCTAGGTATTCAAATGAGAAATCAGAATCCCGAAAATCTGAGGAAGTGTCAGAAACAGCAGGATCATCTACTCCAAGCCAAAATTCTGAGGTAACTAAGAAGATCGTTGTATTATTTTTCTGTCATGTTTTGAGGTTCCAGAGTCCTCGTGAAACTTATCACGAAATGAATTAGAGAAAACACTGCTGCACACATTCTAACAGTAATAGTACATTAAACTTATGTTTGCATACCTATGATTAAAAAATCTTGTGCTCTACTTAGACGATTCTTCCATCAATTTTCTCAATATATTGAGCTaatgatttctttttctctatataTTGTATCTGGCAGGAATGAAACTGAgtaaaattatggagaaaaaaCTATATAGGTCCATGGCAGTTACAAGTATCATCAACCTTGCAAAAGCATTTGATGACTCGGCTTAAAATTCGAAGGATCTCAATTGAAGTTGAAGGAAGTACTGAATAACTTTCGAAAACAGCGATGACGACTATACATAATATAGATATACTTGTTGTGCATCCTTCGGTGGTGACGAATTATTCATGTTGAAGTGATATGAGACATAGATTATTGTACATATATATTTGTTAACACATTCACGAAAGTTAAATTATGTTTTACTTCTTCTTTGGGGGTGTATTCAATCCGCCTATCATTTGCAATCCTGTATAAAGAACATACGATGCTGGAAAATGTGAAACAGCTCTTGTAATTAATATAAACTTACTCATTACCTTACAATTTTATTCTGTCAATAATTTTTAATCTTCTGCATAGATTACAGTTTGGGTTAATCCCCACCTTATGAACTCTCATAAGTCATAACTTCACCACGACCTCTATGCTTGATTTGATTAAGTCTAATGCCTTATTCATATGGGTGTCTCTCTTTATCTCTCGCTTTtgggaagaagaaaataaaagtttaaacTGGCTAAAGCGGTTTCCTCTTACttggtatgttttttttttataagcaatgAGAGTGGACAAGCATCAAGCGGTatcatcgacatcccaactaggttggcaccccgagaCACCTTCATCCTATGCCGCCACACtcgaaaaatttattaaaaaaaaggggaaaaataattacaaaaagaggggggactagaccaaaaccTTCAAAAGAGAACAacagaaagaaaacagaaaaataaacagAAGCAGTAGAACCCCAAAAAACCAATCAAGGGAATATTTAATTTGGTAGTCCACATCTTTCCCAAAAGAATTCAAGACGCACACCCGTGGGAAGAGTGTCTATCCAAACGACACCGGCTATAGCGTGACCCATAGATGGTGATAGTGGTCCAATAATAAAGAGAGTGCTTAATGGAGAGTGACCAAGCATTGTCCCTAATATTGTCCTTTGTTGTATaccattcattttaatttgatttattttcatattagaaATAAAGGagtcataattattttgaatgaaataagTTCCCGTGAGCATAGTTCAGTTGACAGGGACAAACATTGTTAAATGCAATaatcgaggttcgaacctcggataacccatttattcactttaaaaaatgtgaattctagtcaccagactacttgacaaaaaatattaatgctaataaatgcaaaaatatatcaaacaaaaaattaattttaaacgtAAATGCATAAAGCATTATGGAGGTTGGTAGGGGACAAAATCTTTTtaggaaaataaataatcatctAAGACAACAATGGACAGGCGAAAGAGGGTCCATCATTCTTAAATACTCTCacttcatttttattctttatttcttgGCTTAATtgatttaactttttcaaacatgtctcttaacttatttcttttatttaatttgatccaattttgataattttaatctcCTAAAAAAAGAGACCGTTGGATTACAAAGTATAAGATTTTATAATGTATCACCAACaccaaatttatttactttcttctttcttccctCATCTTCTACGTTTATCcttcatcaatattcatcaataaAACCCAGGAAAAAACCATACCCATAATCACTCACTCACGATCACCATATCacatttcaacaacaactttAACATTCTACATTgttcaaacaaaaatttctCATCTCCAATGTTCCAATCCAAACAACACTACCAAAGAACTCTTATCCTTCCTCGTATCATCATCAATTTAGGAAGGAACAAGCCAAAATTTAACCTAAACTGTGGCAATGAAAACTGTGTTAGAATAAGAGAAAGAGATAGGGGAAGGTGTTACCTGTGAGAAGAAGCAGAGAAAAAACATGTTCTCACTGGAATGCATTTAATAAAGCCtgatttagaaagaaaaacaaaccacGGTTGAAGTCCaacaaaagaattaaaaaaaaaaaaaaatggttgtttgaGGTGTAATTTTCCAGATCTGGACAAAATAGTAAATGAAGAGGAGTGGTCATGGGAGATGGAGTTGAGAGAAGACGAGAGGAGTTCAGAAGGGACACAACTTCCATAATTGTATGTTGTTGGTGGTTGTAATAGAGGAAGAAATGGATTTGGGTTTCAAAATTAGGAATTAGGGATCTAAGATTGTAGTGGAGAAATAAAtggttttttaatttattgatgATTTAAAGATTGATGgattagaaataataaaattgattttttctggattttttttcttctggatttttatgatgaagatgatgaaatttGTTGGGTTtagtgatgaagaagaagaaagtaaataaatttggtGTTGGTAATACACTGTAAAATCTTATACACCTTTGTAATCCAACAGTATCTTTTTTTAGgagattaaaattatcaaaattggaccaaattgaataaaagaaataagttaagggacgtgtttgaaaaagttaagacttatgggaccaaaatgaataaaagaaataaattaagggaccgacagatcaattaagccttaTTTCTTTTATACATCCTTCCTATCAAAACCCTTCACGTCCTTTGAAATcgaaaatgaactatttgagTTCATCAATTTTTCCAGCACTACATTAATTTATGTTATGTCAATTGAAATTTCTCACCATTAAGATACTAGGAGCATGTCGACAGTAATATATTAGATATGAActcatttcttcatttatatttctaattaGTGTTTTAAACCGCCTATTGCatgtttttctatttgtttatgaaCTTGATCTTGTTGTCAAGTTATAGAGCATGCGTTGAAAGAAATATTCCAAAAGGAAGAAAATTAACCTTTGGAATCTGAGATCTCGTTGTATCACACAATTACACgattttcaatttcttaacaCCAAATGTCTAGGAGTGTGGCGAGTACATGAAATTAGGAATGAGTTTGTTTCTTCATATTTATTTCATGTCAATGTTTtaaattgtcaattttattttttatctatttgtttatgaaattgtgtttgtttttgagTGTTAGAGtgtgaaagaaaagaaatattcCGAGAGGAGGAAAATCAACTTTTGAGGTCTGAGATCATCAAGCATCATACATTTATATCATTTGCAATTTCTTAACACCGAAACTGTAGGTGCAACACAACGGTAATAAATTAGATATGAGATAATTTCTTCATATATATTTCAAGTCAGAGTTTTAAATTTATGATTACACATTTTTCCTATTGGTTTAtgtaattggatttttattctTGAAAATTATAACACAAAGATAATTTTGTTGCAAATTGAATATTGATGACTAATTTTAAAGAACAATACAATCAAATATGTTgtctaaattttaataaaaattgccctagtttaaaaaataaaaaataacatttttttttctcttgcacGTATATTGAGCGTGTTTGCTTATGATGTGTTGATATATAGGTTATGAAATTGTACGTGCATCCTGATAATCATGAATATTATAAGGAGATTCAAAAGCTTAACTATATGCTAATTAAGATGACATAACGGAAATCTTATGATATACAAATcttgtttgaaaataaaaaggataatgagctttcaaataattcatatttacattaatttactataataataatatgtataTCTAACTCTCAAAgatgttttcatattttgatATCAACAAAAGCACTTAAGAACCAAAAATCCCTATGGGTATAATATGATAagtgtttaaataaatatttttttaagtactCTATGCgtttggtaaaattaagctataagctagctgatagctgaaaaactagcttatagctgatggctGATAACTGaaagcttatagctgaaaagttagctgattgagtgtttggtaaaattagttgttgaagtggttgttaaatataaaatgacataaaaggacatgtttgtcttttttgttttttcataaattatacatataataatttttacttaatgtatttctttttaattatttaaatattttcttcaccaaaattcaatttgacatttttgattgaacaaattttttttaatgaattttttttaactgaaaTTGCTTTACTATTtattgtaaattaaaaaaaaacgaacaacaaaaatataaaaagcagATGACATAAAAAATGTCCCCTAAAAAAAGGGATATAAAACTTCCACTAAAAGAAAGTGATATCAAGTATGGGTAGTTACCTTGCTATCAACGtgatgtttattaaaaaataataaaataaaattaataaggttaaaattggaagagaGTATAAAAAGCTATCAGTTATAAgttaaaaagctacttgaaatagcttttaaaaaaacgctataagcgaataagaaaagtttttttaccaaacacgtcGCATTCTttcaaaacaagcttataagttagtccaataaactataagctagcttttttatgttaccaaacactcgttttgatattttgaatcATTTTCAACACttgaaaagattttaaaaaaaagtttgatatCATATTGTACATGAAGTGATTTAACTAAATAATGCTAAAACATAGATATGAGTAAAAAGATGGAGATAGCATTCGACAAGTTTGTCATGATTCACCCAAACAAGCATTGTCATATGTTCAATCGCcacaaataatatgattttgCACTATGATGCATCCGATGTAAAAAAGCTGAGAAAGATAGTGCGGGTCTGAAAGATAGGAATTCAAAAAGATATGAATGAAACCTCTATTATTCTGTTCAAtctataacaaaaagaaaatgtacatacaaatatttcttgaatatttggGGTTGTCGAAGTGCAGAttactttcttatttttatcatttagcGACCATCCtgtatttcataaaaattgggGGCGATATAATCTTTACGTAAAGACCATCCTATCCAACTTTCGGGCATTAAAATACGTTTCAGACGCGGATGATTATCATAAGAGAttcctaacatatcataagaTTCCCTTTCTTGAAAATCAGCATACCTTCACATGGGTTAATTCAGTCGGGTTCGGTTCTGGAAAATTAAATTCACCGGTGCCCAAACCCATC
Proteins encoded in this window:
- the LOC25487620 gene encoding protein SYM1 yields the protein MAMSVASSICTLLPFSKPHNSVPLFSSQTKKRCRIIISSVTEDRQAASVVSKDKKVLEDSSSPSKDITEVATDTDILTGRAINAAIVLGFGAFAVTKLLTIDHDYWHGWTLYEILKYVPEHNWIAYEQSLKANPVLAKMAISGVVYSIGDWIAQCYEGKPIFEFDRARLFRSGLVGFTLHGSLSHYYYQLCEALFPFQQWWVVPAKVAFDQTVWSAIWNTIYFVVLGLLRFDSLDNIYGELKSTFLPMLTAGWKLWPFAHLITYGVVPVEQRLLWVDCIELIWVTILSTYSNEKSESRKSEEVSETAGSSTPSQNSEE